The Saprospiraceae bacterium genome includes the window AAAACTGTGGTAGAAGGGACGATTCACTGGCCCTTTCATATAAGCCTTGACAATGGTCAATATTATATAAAGCTGACCAATCTCTATGGGCGGTAGACCAGGCAGCATGGCAAGGGTTGTCTGGTATGGCCCAAAAAAACCAATAAAGTCATCAGATATCACAAAGAAAACGGCCAACCACAGGGGCTCATTCTTCGACTTAAAATAGGCAACCAACATACCAACATAGTACAAAGATGCTATGATAGGCGAAGTGTAATAGGTGGTAAATGCGGTACCTATTACGAGTAATAAAAAGATGGCTATTTGTTTAATCATAGGTGGGGAGGTGCTTGCCAAGATTTTTGATGCTAAGTTAGGCTCGCAGAACCAACTTTCACACCTAACTTTAAGGCATCAGCTATCATACTGGCATTGTTTTCAATGGAATACTTTTCTAAAACAATATTACGCATCCATTCTACTTTTTCAACTCTTTTGTCCTCATTGTTTAAGTAAAATCTTGTCATTTCCACTATTTCATCGTAAGACTGAACAGCCGGTAAGTCTGATCCTTCCGGAAATACTTCCTTTAAACCATTTTGCCATTCCATCAATGGAAGCGTTCCTGAACCCAAAACCTCCATTAGCCGCCAATGGGCCGCATGCAAAAGGCCTGGATTGCCATCAATGGGAATGATTTTAGTGGCATTATACATATCATTCATCTTTTCCACCGATAAATAACCCGTTCGTTCTTTATAGTGATTTTTCAATTTGGGAAAATCCTTAAACCATCGCTTCCAGTCAGTATTTCCATGAATATGAAGGTCAAAATCAGTGAATTCATTAAGGAATTTTGCTTTCTTGTAACCCCAGCTATCGGTATAGGACATACCGACATAAAGCACCTCCGTTTTCAATTCTTCATAGGTCTCTTTGGCAAGGGTTTTGGGAAAATGCTGATGAGTAGGCACGCTCGGATAAGTTAGGTATAGGTTTTTTAAACCCATTTTGCTGAACTGATGTATCCAGAAGGAATCCGTCGTAAAGATGGCGCTAGCATAATCCAATAGCTGAAGATAATGTCGATTGGTTGGGGTATAAAATGGGCTGTCGCCTAAGAAAAAACCGATTTTTGTACCCTTCTTTTTTATATAGTCGAGGGTGCTTGGCAATAACAATTCATTATTATAAATATAAATGACATCTGGCTTCAAGCGATTGTACTCCGCCAAATAAAACTCATTTATTTTTTGGAAATAATAAGCCTCCCATTTTAGTCGGTACTTATTAGGCAATCTAAAGACCTGCACATTTACTTTTTTCTCCCATTTTTTGACCACATCATAGTAGTCCACCGCATGGACTTCAGCTCCAAGGTGTTCAAAGGTCTCCTTAAAGGAGTGAAAAAAACCATAACGTTGGGGAATAAACAACAAAACCTTCATAATCAAAAAATCATTCTAGAATTAATAAATCAGAAAGTTCTTTAGACAAGCGCTCTATATTCACCAGGAGTTCGTTTCTATCTGTTCCACTAGTAATAAAGAAGGAGTGCCGTAAGCTACTTTCAGTAATTTGAGGTAAAATATCACCGGGCTTTACAAAAATATCAGCATAAGCCACTTGTGGTTTTTTTAAAAAAAGTTCTATGGATTGAACTGCTTTCACTTTTTTTCCCGCATCCCAATTGACGTATTGAATGCCGGAAAAGCGATGATAGGCAATTTTTAAATCGGGCTGATCACCCATTGCGATCTGTGCAATGGCCCGATTCAAATCGACCCCAGTTGAAAGCTGCGTCAGGTAGGAAGAAATATAATCGCCGCCTAGCCTAGCACCAATCTCAATCATCTTTGGTCCTTGCTGCGTCAATTTCAACTCGGCATGAAACCCCGTATGATCCATTCCCAGCGCTGCTATCGCTGACTTTACTACCCCGCCAATAGCATCACAAACTGCTGCTGACAGGCTGGTAGGCTGAAAATGAGCCAACTCAACCGTATGTGGATAAGGCGTTATGACCTTATCGGTGACCTGGATAATCGCTGCTTCTCCATTGAATACCACCCCTTCAACACTTACTTCTGGTCCTTCCAAAAATTCCTCCACCAGCACTTGATCACTAGAAGAAAAGCGGGCAGTCTCTGTATAATGATCCAGCAGCGCAGCCCTCGTTTCAGCCCTATACACCCCACGGCTAGAGAAACTGTCAACCGGTTTAATAATCAATGGAAATTGCCATTCCGATAAATCCAGCGCCTCTAATTGTTGCAACCCATCGATCTTAATTCCCTTGGCACAAGGCACTCCATGCTGCAAAAAAGCTTGCTTCATCAGGTACTTGTTTCGAGCCCTGTGAATAACCGCTGGTTCTGGAAATAAAAATCCATATTTTTGAGCCAATTCAGCCATCATCAGCAAGGGGTTTTCCATTTGGCAAGTCACAATGCCGCCAATTCGCTCTCGTTCGATGAGGTCACAATGCCCTTCAAAGTCCTTAGGTGGCAAGACGGCGAAGACATCTGCTTCCGCTCTGCCTGGCGCATTGGCATTAGGATCAGTCGCTACCGTAAAGTAACCCAGTTCTTTGCAAGCTTTGATCAACAAGTGTTGGTTATCGCCTGCGCCAAATACCAAGATTCGCTTTTCCATGTTCCTTAAAGATTTGCGAAGACTTTTTGTACGGCCATCACCACTTTCTCCTGGTCCTCTTTGCTCAAAGATGGATAAATAGGAATGCGGAGCAAGCGATTGAAAAAAGCCATAGAGCCCGGAAAATCCTTATCTGTACCCAAGTGAGAATAATATTTGTTGAGGTGAAGCGGCGTGTAATGCACATTTGCCAAAATGCCCTCCTTGCGCAAAGCATCCATGATCCAATAGCGTTTATCCGGTGGTACTAATAAGCCAAATAAATGCCAATTGTGTTCTGCCCCTTCGGTAATTTTTATAAAATCCAATCCATCAATACCAGCCAATTCCGCCAAGTAGTATTCGGCAATGGCACGTCGCTGGGCGTTCATTTCCTCTAAGCGGGCCAATTGGGTTATGCCCATCGCCCCATTGATATTGGATTGCACATAGCTGCTTCCTTTATCTACATATTGATAATAACCCCTGGTGATGTTGTCTGTTAAGAAAGAATATTTATCGGTTCCTTTCTCCCGCATGATTTTTACACGGTCAGCAATCTCATCATCATTCGTAACCAAGGCACCACCCTCCCCTGTCGTCATGTTTTTGGTGCCATGAAAAGAGAAGGTTCCCACATCGGCATGATTGCCAGTGTATTTACCTTTGTACTTAGAGCCTATAGATTGGGCGGTATCTTCTACTACGTACAAGCCGTATTTCTTGGCAATGGCATTAATTTCATCCATTTCTGGCGGATTCCCCGCATAATCTATGGGAATTATCGCAACTGTTTTTTCGGTAATATAGGATTCCAATTTTTGCACATCGATATTACCGTTATCCGGTCTGACATCGGCCAGGACGATCTTAAGGTTATTAAGGATCGGCCCAAGTGCCGTGCTGGTATAGGTAAAATTGGGAACGATAACTTCACTGCCGGGTGGAAAGTCCTTGACCATGAAAGCTAGATCTAGGGCCGTCGTAGCGGAGTTTAAAAATAGGGCATGTTTAACCCCTAAGTATTCAGCCAATTGTCGCTCAAATTCGCGACAGGCTGGGCCATCACCACTCACAAAGGTGGTCTTCATGGCTTGGGTTACCGCTTGAATATCTTCATCGGTAATTGTAGGGAGGTGGATGAGTACCGGCTTATCGGTGACTGCTGGGCCTCCATTTATAGCTAAGCTTGTAGTCGGATTAATGGTCATGTTGTTCATAAATTGCTTAATTAGAATAACCTAAATCTATCGGCTTCGGCGCCTAAATAGGGGCCATTTTTTATTTCCAGAAAACGCGTGTCTTGTTCGAGGACAGTAAAACCATGTCCACCTTGCAACAAAACGAGAAGATCTCCTTTATTGAGGGTAAAGGAAGCGACCATTTTTCGCTCCAGGTCAAAAATAGCAGCTTGCATGGCGCCTTTTTGTAAAAAAAGCACCTCTTGCGTCAAAGTAACCGCCCGCTCTACTATTTTATGCTGGTGTGCCGCAAAGACCTTGCCTGCTGGATATTGATGACTAGCCAATTGAATAAAATCGCTGTCTTGGCAATAAAATTCACTGCCCTCCTTGGTAGAGGTAGTAGCAGAAATATGAATAGCCAGCAAATCTCCTGCCTCGCTTTTAATCTCACGCATAGGCGTAGTTTTTTTCATACCACTCAATCGCCTCGGCCACCCCTTCTTCAAAAGGTTTAGAAGGTTTCCAGCCTAATAAGGCCTCCCCTTTGGAGCCATCGACGGTTTTGTAAGGTGCCCCATCTGGCTTGCTGGGATCCAGTTTGATGTCTCCCTCATATCCAGTCAGTTTTTTAATCAACTGGCACATTTCGATGATGGAAATACCATTGGCGACGCCGATATTTATAAAATCGGTCGTGGCGGGCATTTGGATGCTGCGGATCATGGCTTCGGCACCATCGTCAACATGCAGCCATTCTCTGACTGGTGTACCCGAACCCCAGACAT containing:
- a CDS encoding glycosyltransferase, translating into MKVLLFIPQRYGFFHSFKETFEHLGAEVHAVDYYDVVKKWEKKVNVQVFRLPNKYRLKWEAYYFQKINEFYLAEYNRLKPDVIYIYNNELLLPSTLDYIKKKGTKIGFFLGDSPFYTPTNRHYLQLLDYASAIFTTDSFWIHQFSKMGLKNLYLTYPSVPTHQHFPKTLAKETYEELKTEVLYVGMSYTDSWGYKKAKFLNEFTDFDLHIHGNTDWKRWFKDFPKLKNHYKERTGYLSVEKMNDMYNATKIIPIDGNPGLLHAAHWRLMEVLGSGTLPLMEWQNGLKEVFPEGSDLPAVQSYDEIVEMTRFYLNNEDKRVEKVEWMRNIVLEKYSIENNASMIADALKLGVKVGSASLT
- a CDS encoding ATP-grasp domain-containing protein; protein product: MEKRILVFGAGDNQHLLIKACKELGYFTVATDPNANAPGRAEADVFAVLPPKDFEGHCDLIERERIGGIVTCQMENPLLMMAELAQKYGFLFPEPAVIHRARNKYLMKQAFLQHGVPCAKGIKIDGLQQLEALDLSEWQFPLIIKPVDSFSSRGVYRAETRAALLDHYTETARFSSSDQVLVEEFLEGPEVSVEGVVFNGEAAIIQVTDKVITPYPHTVELAHFQPTSLSAAVCDAIGGVVKSAIAALGMDHTGFHAELKLTQQGPKMIEIGARLGGDYISSYLTQLSTGVDLNRAIAQIAMGDQPDLKIAYHRFSGIQYVNWDAGKKVKAVQSIELFLKKPQVAYADIFVKPGDILPQITESSLRHSFFITSGTDRNELLVNIERLSKELSDLLILE
- a CDS encoding DegT/DnrJ/EryC1/StrS aminotransferase family protein, with the translated sequence MNNMTINPTTSLAINGGPAVTDKPVLIHLPTITDEDIQAVTQAMKTTFVSGDGPACREFERQLAEYLGVKHALFLNSATTALDLAFMVKDFPPGSEVIVPNFTYTSTALGPILNNLKIVLADVRPDNGNIDVQKLESYITEKTVAIIPIDYAGNPPEMDEINAIAKKYGLYVVEDTAQSIGSKYKGKYTGNHADVGTFSFHGTKNMTTGEGGALVTNDDEIADRVKIMREKGTDKYSFLTDNITRGYYQYVDKGSSYVQSNINGAMGITQLARLEEMNAQRRAIAEYYLAELAGIDGLDFIKITEGAEHNWHLFGLLVPPDKRYWIMDALRKEGILANVHYTPLHLNKYYSHLGTDKDFPGSMAFFNRLLRIPIYPSLSKEDQEKVVMAVQKVFANL